CcatccattaaaaagaaaagcttataaTCACAAAGAACACTTAAAAACACATATACCAACAAGCCAACAGATACACAGCCTCTTTTATTTCTCCCAAGAAACAAAGGATTTTACACCTCAGTTATTGGCACTGTGAAGGCTGTACTGAAAAACTAAAAGATCATTCTAAACCATGCTTacttacacatacacacaaagacCTGAAAGCTAGACTACATGAATGGAAACTCAGATCTTTTTCAGTGGCTGCTTAAGtagttcaagtattttttttcctgtcctaacACACTGCTTAAAACTGTGAGTATATTTTATCCCCTTTTGTTACAGTGATGAAATACAACCCTATGTACAGTTGCTTCAACATTCAAGTAGTTCTGCTCAGTACCAAGCTACCATCTGACACCCCTGAATCAGTGCCCATGTTTCTACGCGGTACTTTGAGTGCTTAACAAGGACCTACTCAAACAGTGGTGGAAGGTACCTGTAGATACTGGCAGAAGCATCTGAAAATGACACTTCAGCTAAATGAGCGTTCCCACAAAGAACATGTGAAGACGAGCGACAACGTTCAGACACCGTGCATCAATGCCACAAAATGGGGCGCCACCAGGCACTTGCACAACGAACTCgaccacctcctctccctcccctcttcctagCGACTCTCACCTTTGCCGCTAACTTTTTTGGTTTCGGCTCTGCTTTGGCAGGAGCAGGTTTCTGAGAAGAAAGAACAAGTCAGGGAGAGATTCAGCCCTGCGTAATCCCCTTTTCGGCACGGGAAGACACACAGACACGGGCGCACACGCACAGACACGCGCACACGCACAGACACGCGCACACGCACAGACACAGCCCGGCAGGACGCTCCCCTCTCGCTCCCCTACTCACAGCGGACAGCCGCGCCGATCGCCTCTTCGGCTACAGACGGggacaagagaagagaaaaggcgtgagcgagcgggccggcggcgggccccgcccggcccgccgccgccccgccctgGGCACCTACCTCCTCGGGGGcctccccggccgccgccgtCACCTGCCAACACAAACCGCGCGCGTCAGGCGGCGCAGGCGCCTCAggacggcggcggggcgggagggcgggcagGCAACGTGACGACGCCGCTCGctcgcccgcccccccgcccgccccttccCGCCGCCGCTTTCGGATTTCGAGTCCCGGAGAGGCGAGGCGCCCGGCGAGCCCCCGCCGAACCTTCCAgacaccgccgccgcccccagcGGAGCCTCCGTCACGGGGTACGGAGCTGGCAAGGGGAAGGCGCCGGCCCCAGACAGCGAGCGCTGGCGGCCGCCGCACCGGTGCCCGCGGCGCGGCCGCTTCCCTCCGAGCTCCGTCCCCGCGCGGTCAGACCGCCCACACGCCCTCCCCCCCTCCACGCCCGCCCGTCCCTGCAGCGGtggcgcggggccgccccgggcagcGCGGCTCCCCGTCGGCGGCTCCGCTCGCTCCCGCCCGCTTCACCTTTCTCTTCGGCATGGCgaggctgcgcggcggcggctcccggccgTGACCCCCggagctgcggcggcggctcccgcccgGCTGCTACGCGCGCTGGGTGCCTCACGGCGAGCCGCTgcggctgcctgcctgccagcccgGCTGCGCAGGgaaaccgccccccccccatcccagcagcgCCAGCGGCACCGCAACAGGATCCAGCCGGATTGGAGGCGGGAGGGGGCGACGGCGAGCGGACGCTCgccggcggcgccgcccgcccgagGGGCGCCTCCGCGGGGCGGGCCCCACCGCGCGCGCCCCCTCCCCGTCTCGCGCGAGGCGGGCTCCCTCACCTAACCCCCGCCTCCCCCTTGCCGGGGGAAGGAGGGACGGCCTCTGGATTGGCCAGCCGCCGTCACGTGGCCGCACCTGTCCCCGTTTCCCCTCACGCAGGCACCCGCccgccgccccacgtgcgcggggGAGCCGTCCCGAGGCGATGCCGCCCGCCCGGCAGGCTCGTTAGTGCCGGGGGCGTGCCCGCCGGCGGGGGCGCGCGGCATGGCGGAGAGCGGCGCCTGGCTGCTGGTGCTGAGCGCCGTCTTCCTCTGCAACGCTCTCAAGatcctcctgccctcctgctcctccatcgTAAGTGACGTcaccgcgcccgccccgcccccctgccggccggggaaggggggagccgggaggggggcggcggcggccgttgCTAAATCGGGGCCGCGGCTGAGCGCCCGccgccttcctcccctctcccctggtAGCCGGGCTGCGGGCCTCGCCCTGCCCGCCCGGGCTCTGCCGCCGTCCACCGAGACAAGGCGGTGTCGGGGCCGGGCGCCCGGCCCTCGGGTGGCTGAGGGGCGGCTCGAGGCCGTGGGGCAGGGCGTCACCGAGGCCCTTGCGGGGAGCCCGGTGTTTTGCGGGGGTGGCGTCACCCCCGCCTGACAGCCGAGAGATGAGGTGAAgtggggcggtgggggggagCGGTGCCGTTTCGGGAGGGCTCCCGCTGCCCGGCGGGACCGGTCACGCATCCCCGGCCGTGACTAGCAGGGCCTGGTCCCGCTCCTTGCCTTAGGAGCAGCTCGAGAGGCGGATACTGGGAAGAACTGGAGGTGATGAAACCTAGCAGCGTGACCCTGGGCGACTCCAGCAGCCTCGGTTAAGCAGGTCTCTGAAGCAAAGTTCTGGGTAGCAAGTTATCAGTGTCTTAAATGATGCTCCTGAGGCTCCAGCCCTTAGGACATTGCAGGGAATATAAAGGACAGCTTTGCTCAGTCTTCCATGTTTTCCACAGATGGACATCTCTGTTGTTGAGGAGGGAGGTCAGTGGTTACAGAGATTAAGGAGTTAGGCATCATGGGAGAAAACCTTAAGTCGCAATCACTAATCAGGATGCCCCCTGGTCTGATCTTAAGCCTTTCAGTGGCAGCATGGATAACAGAATTATGGACCAATGAACTCTGACTGCCAAGTAAACCTACATGTGAGCAAGCATGCTAAAATACCTGTCATTCTGCTCTTTCACATAAATAACTTCACTGTCACACAGATCAGTGCACACTGTTCGATAATggataaaaatcctttaaaacataaattaCTCTTAGCAATTTGGAAAGCTGAACTTGGTGAACTGTAGATGACTAATGAAAATCTTTGTTCAACGTTACGCTGTGGTCGTGACAAAGTAATGTTCTCATTGACTGCAGTACTGAGAACAtcatttgtggggaaaaaattacatgtGTCTTGAGAAAGCTAGAAAGATTTGCTAaggaacagcaagaaaaagattttatgttCTTTGTATCTTCATTTCTATGGTAAAGGGAGTTCATGAACCAACAAGCAGGTGGTGCCTCACGAAAAGAAAgtaggaaaataaaagaaggggagaaaatgttTGCTAACACAACGTGTGATTATCTTTTTACATTTCTGTCAGTAGGAAATAATTTTAGCCAAGAAACCAGTAAGATGTTAGAAGAAAGTCGCATTTAAACGCATGAATAAGATGTGAGAAAAATAACTAATCCAAATTTGTGTTTCTGGTTCTGCTGCAGTGGTAAGATACTGCACTAGATGGATCACAACTCTCAGCCAGTATGGCAATTCGTGCGTTTCTAACAGCCCGGGCTAGGCAATCTGTAATCTAGAGGAGCGATTCCCGATTGGTGAGGTCTAAAATTGGGCTTCAGTGAATAAAGTTTCCACACTAATTAGTCTAGACCCTTGctgaggctgctggagctggaaatAGGAATGACGAATGAGTAAGGGGCATTGCTGGAGCTGGAAAGAGTAGTGATGAAAAGGAGTGCTTCCCCGGTCCTTCCTCTCCTGCAGGTATCCTTGTCATCCAAGCAGTGCATGATGAGAACTGCAAGGAGGGAGGACAGCAGTTCAGCTCagggtgcagcggcaggcagggccTGGGAGGTTTGGAGGGTCTCGGGAGGCAGCATCATCGGAAGTGGGGAGATGAAGAGATGAAAGCAGAAatagagaaggaaaaggcagctaacCACAGTTAGAAAAGTTGAAAATCACTTCCCTCCAGGGACGGTAAAGCCCTTTTTGGCTTGTTTCAGTCAGAACAAGAGAGTAAAAATTCTTTGGCTTTTAGAACATGTTGCAGATGTTAAGCCAAGGTTTTCCTGTGTCTTGATGAACGGGCCTTTTTTTATGTGAGGCTTTTGAGTATGTAAATTGGAGATCATACTTCATATGTATTAAAGAAAATCAATGGAATTTTGGATAAATAACTGATACTATTTCTTTACTTCTTAGATATCCAGATTGTTACAGAAGGATGCAGAGCAGGAGTCCCAAATGAGAGCTGAAATTCAGAACATGAAGCAAGAACTCTCAACCATTAGTATGATGGATGAGTTTGCTAGATATGCCCGTCTGGAAAGAAAGATTAACAAAATGACCGACAAGCTTAAAACTCATGGTAGAGTGCAATGTTTACTCCCTTTTCTAGTTTCTGAAAAACGTTTAGTCAAGAACGTTTTCAATTTTAAGTATATTTCTACttcaacttttttcctcctcctcttatcCATTTCCAGTGttcccttcttttgttctttccttctgttttgtttttttctttaaactttttagAGAGCTTGCTTTTGTCTTTCAGTTGTGCCTAGTTCGCCATACACCGATAAGGGAGTGATATAGATGTAAAATTTTTCTTACAAGGAATTTCCTGGGCTTCACTGTGTAATTATTTACTCTTTCTCAGTGATGCTCATCACTGAATCATGTTTTGAGTAAGTCGAGGAAGCCCTCTGCTGTGTATCTTCACTGCAAAAGGATGCATTGCTTGGTGGGGGTATTTGGTTGATGTACTACAAAATGCTAGAGAGAAAGTGTTGATGTATAAGATAACCAGATGAGATCTTTCCCGTCATTTTGCAATCCTGGTTGACCTTATGCAGCAGCTTTCGTGATAAAGCTGTAGTGCTTTGCCTCGATTAGTAGTTTTACAGTAGTATAGTCCATCATCTCGTGGTAAAAAGTACACGTAAACCTTTGGCACCAGAGCTTTTGCTCTTGTCTTTGCCCAAACTCACTAACTGATCCTAACAGGATAGGACACTGCTTGCTTTGTCTGCCTCCTCTGTGCAGAATGGATGGATGTTTATAGGCTCCTTGCTTGGAGAAAGGACAATATTTACAACTGGCAGTTTTGGATTGCTTTCAGTAGTATTGTTCTTAGCCCAATAATTTCAATTAAACCAGATTTGAGTAGTTTTCTTAGCAACCAAGTTTTTAGAAAACTTCAGGCCACCGTTACAGTTGAAGATGTGCTGTCTTCAATGGGCTTCTTTATATTGATCTGAGGtactgtaacagaagaaaaaaaggcatgagaAGTTTTAATAGTGCACCTGACCAAGATTTATTCAGGGAAGGAATAGTCTTAACTGTGTTCCTGAATGAAATAAGGCAAAAAGCATCTGCTACTTTAGCAGATTCTCTCATCATTCTCCccttttaggaaaaggaaaaatttactTTGTGCTTCATCTGAAGCAGGTTCTTAAATCAGTAACCACAGTGACTGTTCTCATTTGGGAACAGTGTTCTTGATTATGTGTGACATTTCTCTGTCTAGGATATCAGTGTTTTGCAACTTTTCATAGTAGCGTTAATAAGAAACTACGATGTGATACGGACCTAGCACTTTCTTGCAGAAGGGTACTTTCAATATAGCTATGAGTCatttgaaaagacatttttaaacagtGTAATGTCCTGATTTGAAGAGTGAAATATTAACGGATTAATAGTTTTATGTAAGCATAATTCACTATCATAAATaatgcagagtaattttttttttaacagtgaaagCACGAACTGCCCAATTAGCCAAAATAAAGTGGGTTATAAATATTGTGTTCTACATTTTACaagtaagtaaatattttattatgaatACAAATTACTAAACCAAATCCTCAGTAGTGTTAGAATTCTCTCCTGCATTTATTGGCTGATGGTTAGTCACATAGGTGTTTGACATTCCAATGAGACAGCGCATGCCAAACTGAAACAGTTTCTTGAAATAGAAGGGAGAGATGTTGCTGATAAAGTCCGGTAATTGTGGATGGAAGGAGTTCTGATTTTCATTTTAgctctgtgtttctggttttgagaTAACAAGATAGGAGTTTGTCTTAGCTCtttcatcactgttttttttttttcatgtatacaTGGCACTGGATCCAGGAAAGTTCTGATACctgtaaatatattttgcttatgtttttgaaaacaaaatgtgcttTTGATGAGGATGCAAATCTCCACTTACAGCTGCTGCACATTTTGCCACAGTGCCTCATCAGATTGTCTCTGTAGTTCAGACTTGGTGCCAAAGAATTGTCTGTTAATAAGGATGACAGTGGTCAACCTGAAGATATCTTTGGGGTAATGTTAAAGCTAGTTGGATTCCTAGCAGGCAAGGATTATGGCTAAAAACAGTCATCAGAACTTAACAGTTACTATGTTCGTCTATGCTAGACTTGAACCAGGGTCTCAAAAGCAAGCAGTATTTTCCGACATCTTACTGCTACCTCTTAATATTGTGTATAAAGTTAAGGTCAtactcagtttaaaaatattttgaacttgCTTAAGAACAATGTAAAATAACAAAGAAACTATTCCCTTTAATTAGAATTTGTGATTTACTGCTTCAAAATAGCAGTGGAAACGTACTTTGGTGTGTATTATTACCCAAGCTAATAAAAATTTCAATTCTAGGCTGCCTTGATGATCTCTCTCATTTGGAAGTACTATTCTGAGCCAGTTACGGTGCTTCCAAGCAAATGGCTTGCTCCGCTGGAGCGCTTGGTAGCCTTTCCTACGGGGGTGGCAGGTAAGGACtgtacagtagaaaaaaatacatttcccaaGCCCATGCGGATGCTAACAATGTAGTGATGAAGAGCATCCATTGATTAAAAGCACTGCTTCTGTACGTTTCTTCTAACTCCCTAAACACAGGGAGGTGTTTCAAACATTTGATTAGCTGTTTCCTATGTATTCAATGAAATGGCctatttgtcatttttatttcttctcaaacaGCGCAGCTTCATCTTAATATGAAACAGACTCTGGAGAAGATTTCaaatcagaaatgtttttatattaaGGAATCCACTGAAATAGTAGAATTGGGTTTAAAAGTGGGCAAATACTTCATAGGTTTGTATCGCTTACATGTGTTTCTTACAAACTGCTGGGGTTTCATAGTAATGTAACTCTGGAACGATTTAGGTATGCTCTCTCTTGGCATTTTGCCTTGTCCGTTCGACCCTTTTTCCCATTGCACTTCTGTTGCATTTTTACCTACTTAAATCCTTTTCTTTTGGGCAGCTTAACGAATTAATGATCAGAACGATATCACAGGCTGTAGATACTTGTTTCTGAGTGAAAAGCGTGCTGGCTTTATGCTAACGGGATAAGTAGACAGGCAGAATGACAGGACAATGTAGTGTGGAAATGCTGCTGGTGAATCTTCATGTTAGGCTTGTAAGTCCCCACTGCCTTAGAAGGAATTCCAAAATATGTTGTTGGAATTGTATGTTGTTGTGTCTTTACTAGCTGTCTAGAGAATGATTTGTATCCAGCAAGCTTACTGGACAAGGGAAGAGTCTGTTTCTGTGCAGGGTGGGGGAATAGTCcttaaaagacatttatttaaatagcatttgAAGGGATTTAAAAAGGTTCACATCCATGTCTGCCTTCAAATCTCCTTTTTTGTCTTGGCTGATAATCACAGTAAAAAGATCACTTTTGAATTCTAGGCGAAAAAATGTCTAAAAGTCACCAAAAAGGTAGTTTCTTCGCATGTGTGCTATGAATAGCTACGTATTCCGTGATACTATGTAGGATGATGTCGTCTGCAACATGGATGTGCTGTGTATTACAGTCAGGGCACACCCTCTCTTCCATCATACCAATGCAGATTTCTGTGCTGCTGGTTGGAATGACAGGAGCCTTTAAAGCAGCAGTGCAAGGCGTCTGGGTCAGTAGCGAAGGCCTCAGTAGCGTTTTTCTATAGAGCTGTGTGGGGagcaaggggaaaggagagaagtaTGGatttcatacatttaaaaagcGTGATTTAAATTTCGGAGGAAATTTACTTTTTACCTATCTCAAATCTTGAATTTAGGTTCTAGCAAAGTATTCCATTACTTGCCATGCCTTAGACATTTTCTATTGGGTACATAACAAATGTTTTTAGAAGCTGTGGGTTGTATATGCTGGACTTTGGCTCATATTCGTGTTATTTGGTACTCTTTTCCACAGACAACCTTCAGGTTTTCTCGGTACCAGCATGGAGTTAGCTGCCATCCCTTGAAGGGAGACTTCTGTATacaaaaagaaagatgttttgttCCTGTTCACCTCATAACTCTTTAAGTTTCATTTTTTACACTTCCAAAGTTGTTTTCAGAAGCTTGTGTGCTTCAGGGTTATTGATGCAATGACTTAAATCGTTTTTTCTATCTCTTTCAGGTGGTGTTGGAATTACATGTTGGCTTGTGGTTTGTAATAAAGTTGTAGCTATCATGCTACACCCTTTCAGCTGAAGGAATCCCAGTATTCCATGGAGTCCTCAACTACATTTTCATTATCACTGTtttacatgaattaaaaaaaaaaaaaaaaaaggaacagttgtCTTTCATGAGACTAGGTCTGAGATAATCTTTGTTACTTCATTTGGATATCAGTCAGTATTTCTTTCGATTTATTTTATCTTAccttaatttgtttttcagtttggtgGTCAGTTTTCAAAGAATAGCATTGCTGTTTGTAGAACCTCATTTTGTGTCTATGTCGACAAGTATGAACACTGATTCATGGCAGAACCGTAAGACTTTGTCATGGCATATATTCACCAAAATCTAAAAGTGTTGGATTTGTGTTCTTAAGTTGGAAATGCACTGGCATTAGGAATTAATTTGGGAGCTTTGCTGTTTCTTCGCTGTATAATATGGCAGTTTCACCCAAAGGTGGGATTATATTTGGTGACAAGTGGTACTAGAGGATAGAGGTAGGTGGTTTGGTTGGCTTAGCGTAAAACAGAATTAGTTTCCTCCTTGTTATTATTCACACGCAAAATGGTGTGTTCTCGGGCTGTCTTAGAAAATGTGTTACTGATATATACACAGAATCAACCCTTAAGAGACTCACTCAGTTGCCAAATACAAGATGGCTGgttagtttttttcccctgacttttaaaattcattgaaaaCGCTTgaattttttcctacttttattgATAACTGACCTTTCcttctttaacattttttccgCTTCCCAAGCAGAGTGAGGATCACTGAAACTATTTCCTTCCATGTTTTGGGAGGAAAGGTCTGGCCAACCTTCTCAAGCTCCACGTTAAGGAAGAGAAAGTAGAAGACAGTGCTGTTCCTTCAGAGGACTACATTTCTAAGGGCTTTAGCATATATTAATGACAGTCCAGGATAGCCTGAAACAGCTATGCAAATGTTAAAAGGCACATCAGTGATTTAAATGTCTAAAGTAGTAACAGGATGGTagcaagcaggaggaggagggaaaacaaTTTTCTCTTTTGGAGTAAATCCTTCTTGCTCTATTTAGGTACAGGAAACAGCCACAATATTTGGAATTTGAAGGCGGAATTCTTCCTAGTACCGTGCCTGTAGAACCGTGACAAAGTTGCGTTGTCGTCCATGTTACAGTGGCATCTGCAACCCTGCCATTGCCGCCCCTGAAGACAAATGGGTGGCTTACACAGTTCTCGTTTCacgccgcctttttttttttttttgacatgagCCTGAACAAAGCTGTAGGGGACACCTTTCCCTCTTCTGCTGGGCTTTGGCGACTCTGGTTCAGCTCCCCACTCTGTACAGTGGAATGTGTCTGTCAGGTTATTTCAGGCCCTTTGCCTTCCTGCAGAAAGGGGCTAGGGCCCCTCCATAATTAGCGCTGCCTTTAGAAATTAGCTCAAAAGGTCATGATACATCGTGTATGTCTATGTATATATGCATGAaatgtttctttgggttttttttaaatgttaatttaaaaaaaattggttttatatTAGGGATTACATTTAGCCAACGTGAAAATAGATGCATTAAATTTCATCAAGGAAAAAACGTTGTGATTGAATGTTATGTATAATTGTGGTTTTATTAATGAAATAAAGCTCTTCAACCCATCTCAAGTTTTCTAATCCATTTTTCAATGTTAATTACAGTTttcctaaaaaaaccaaaaaaacccccaaaacccagacCAACAACACCCCCCCATGTTCTTGCGTAAGGAGATACTGCTGGAATCAACAGGCccaatttactttatttttaaagtattcgGGACAGGTTATTTAACTATGTCATTGACATATTTCTGAATCTGAAGACGTGGTAAATGATATTTCTACTTAGCTTGTTGCGGAGTTTAACACAGCAAAGTCAAGAAAAGCAGCATCATTTAAAATCTTCGCAATGGCATTTGCTGCTTATCCACACTTGGCACGGGGTCGTCAGGTACGCAGTTTGTTGGCTGCTGCGGTCAAGCGTTTGGGTGAGTAAGGGCAAAAAGGCTTTTGGCCATCTAgtcagcagaagcagaggagtGTTGGATTATGCGTGCTAGTTGGCTCTCAGCTTTGGGACAGCAGTAAAGGCACTGTAGAAGCATTGGTTCATAGAGGAGAAACACCTACTCTCCTGACTACACAAACTCCTTCTTTGAAACCTGTCCGCTGTACAGCTTAAGCACCACTTCAAGAAAACCCTTcgaaattttgaaaagaaatatgctGCAAGTAGGTTCAGATCTGAATGTCTTAACCACCTTTTGCAGTATaattttttgaaggttttttttaagtgctgctgtcttttaaaattaatcgAATACACAGTTTTCCCTAACGTCTCATTTTAGCAAACGTTTCATGAATTACTACGAGGAACAAAACATAATCCTCCTACCCTCGCTTACATAACCTTAAACACgggatttttaaaggctttttgaGAACTGGATATGCCTGACTTCTCCAAAACAATAGTTTACTCTTGCACATTCATCTTTGGATGTCAACTGTGGAAGTTACCAGGCAAACTGCTTTGATAAGTTCTAACTAGAAAAGAATGAAGCTTCAGAGCTTTATAATGCTAGTGAAAACAATGtaatagcaaattatttttattgcgtGTGAATTCTGGAAGCTATTTCAGgagtgaagaaaacaaaaattttttttttcattgcattgtTGGCACTAACCCAATAATGAACCTTATGAAAGCAGATTGCTCACTTCAGCTAGCTAACAAATAATCAGCTTCAAAATTCAAACTGCAGAGAGAATGCAAAAAACTGGAAATTACAAAACAAGGACTAACCTGGACACCTGGTAACAGGTAAAAATGTCACAATTGTTAAGGCACTCCTACTAAGAGGCATATGCacgcacatgcatgcacacggACCAAGAACAGAAGAATGTTCTTTTGTGACAACTGATTTGACTACCATTTTGGAAAAATCATTGAAAGAAATTCTCAGCACTTGTAAGATTTAATGTGCATTTAATGAAGGTAAaaccacttttttaaaaaatgttttaaatgatcCATATTTCTAGAGTAAAGAGAAGTTGATGTACTTAactaaatatcaaaataatttgtgTATTCTCATGACGATTTCATTAGTGTTAGATGCTTTACAGTATGAACTAGTTAGTAGTGGTGGTTTGAAATTTGGCTTGTGTAATCCTGCATCCTTTCACTTCTCTTTCCTCATTCCCCTCATGTTAGAACTTGAATGGGTGTCTCTTCAAACACAGCCCGGTCCAAAGAGTTCTTTCATAAGACTGTTTTTCCTGTCAGCAAATGTAATATGAGCGCAGCCTTCCGCTTCAGTGGAACTGTCCTTCCGCCTTGTTTTGGTAACTTTACCAAAAGATGGTTCATATAGCCCAAAGGAATTTTTCACTTTTGATTCAGCTGTTTCACTGCAGTCCCAACCTGCACGTCTATGAGTGCAAAGGCTGCCTTTTCTGGATTTTGTACCTGATGTAGGAAGCCCATGATGCAAATTCTCAGTGGCTTCTGAGaatatgggggtttttttcagcctaaGGAGTGTTTTGTTTCTTGGACCTGCAGTTACACATTTACTCCCTGTCCTCTCACTGTTATTCAGCTGttcatctggctttttttcttcttttgcatatTCTTTCACTGCATCTTCCTCTTTATTGTTCTCTTTTACACTGTCACTTAGAAGGGTTTGTTCAGTTTTCACCAGTTTTTTCAGCTCCTGTTTAAGCAAAtctgtctctctttcttcttctttcataaATTCCAAGCAGGTGTATTCTTCCATCAGTAGTCTGCCTTCCCTTAAATactctaaaatgaaatattgtggTTTTTAGGAATGTTCTTAAATTGCCTAGGAACATAGAGAGTCATGAAGCATTAATGAGAGCAAgttttacttctttatttcattGCTTAAGTCATTACTATTGATAGTATTTCAGTCTTGAGGGTTATGACAATACTATTTACTAATAAATATAACAGGATGGGGCAAGATTTAAACGAGATCATTGTGCCATTGAATCCAggtaaatatctttatttttacctttttcattatgtttaattTTGTTAAATGGATTAGCATGCAAATATAATCATTAATGGCTAAATATAGGGCCAGAAAAGTCATGTACAACGCAACGGAGAAAACACATGAGATCTAAACTCTAATTGTAATTTCCTTGGTTTTAAATGGAACTTAGGTATACGTATGATTTTCTCTCCCTGAATTGACAACACAGTTGCTTGTTGCGTGGAGCAGAATATACTGCAACTCTCTGACCTATAAATGAGTTGGCTCCACTTTTTACTAGAAAAAGGTATGTGTATACTGAATGCTTACAGTAAATACATTTGTCTGCTGCAGGGGACAAATTATGATAGGTTCTGTGCTTTGGAGAGACTCAGAGTACCTCCAAAATGAGATAGAGTCTAAGCTTAAAGGAGAAGTATGAAGTTGCAATAATTAAAACAGCTAAATAAGACTTCAATAAATAAGTCTCATAATGGCAGTGGGAGAAAGCCAGAAGAGAGTCTGGCAAACCGTGAGGAGAGAGATTCACAGGCAGAATCAGAAGATCTGTGTTTTCTGTCAATTTTAAAAGGAGATTTCAAAGACAAATGGTGACTTCAGTTATCTGGTAAGGTCCGGAAAGGCTGCAGGCTGAAAAGGCGGAGTAAAAAATACAGGAGTTAATGCATTCCAGATTACTAGCTCTGTTACTGATCTAGTAAGTGACCTCAACAACCTGTAAATGCGTGTCCTTTAGGTCACCTACCATTTGTGAAGTATTTAGCATGATGGCATTCAGATCTTGGTTCTTTCTACAAGCCTCACTATAAtgaaaataacatgaatatttttggCACGAAAAACTCAG
This genomic interval from Calonectris borealis chromosome 1, bCalBor7.hap1.2, whole genome shotgun sequence contains the following:
- the GET1 gene encoding guided entry of tail-anchored proteins factor 1 yields the protein MAESGAWLLVLSAVFLCNALKILLPSCSSIISRLLQKDAEQESQMRAEIQNMKQELSTISMMDEFARYARLERKINKMTDKLKTHVKARTAQLAKIKWVINIVFYILQAALMISLIWKYYSEPVTVLPSKWLAPLERLVAFPTGVAGGVGITCWLVVCNKVVAIMLHPFS